The sequence below is a genomic window from Saccopteryx leptura isolate mSacLep1 chromosome 3, mSacLep1_pri_phased_curated, whole genome shotgun sequence.
TGAGGActggtgggggaggcaggaagggaggagcagtATTGTCTGTCTGGAACTCAGTCCCCACCTGAGTTGGCATCTGTGCCTCTGGAGCCTGGGCTTAGTAGTGGCCACCCTCACTCTGGGGTACACCGAGCTCTCCTCCCTGACCAGGCTGCCTTCCATTTAGACAGATTATTACCCTTCCTTATTTCATCTGAGATCAGACAGGAATTTTTCAAAAGGAACTTGGGCAGGaaactgaaaagcaaaaaaaaaaaaccaaaaacatttgAGTATAGAATGGGAATAATTCACAGAGTacagattttttgtgtgtgtgacagagacagagaaagagagagggatagggacagacagacatgaagggagaatgatgagaagcatcaattcttcgttgcagcaccttagttgttcattgattgctttctcatatgtgccttgattgggggctacagcagactgggtgacctcttgctcaagccagcaacctttggctcaagctggcgacctcggggttttgaacctgggtgctctgagtcccacaggttttttttttattcaaaagagacagacaggaagggagggacacaggaagggaggtagatgagaagcatcaacttatagttgtgtcactttttagttgttcattgattgcttctcatatgtgccttgatcagggggctcaagctgagccagtgcccccttgctcaagctggcaaccttgggctcaagccatcaatcaTGGGATCAAGTCAGTGATCGTGCTTAAGAtagcgaccttgcgctcaagctagtgagcctgtcctcaagccggatgaacccttgctcaagctggcgacctcagggtttcaaacctgaccTGATAGTCCCAGGTCAGCACTACTcattgtgtcaccactggtcaggccagagtatagggttttttttgtttgtttgtttgttttattcactttagagagaagcgagtgagagagaaagagagagagagagaaagtggggaggagcaggaaacatcatctcccatatgtgccttgaccagagaagtgcagggttttgaaccagcaacctcagcgttataggtcgacactttatcccctgcaccaccacaggtcaggctaaatatatgttttttgttgttgttgtttttgtatttttctgaagttggaaacggggaggcagtcagacagactcctgcatgcgcccgactgggatccacccggcatgcccagcagggggcgatgctctgcccatctggggcgtcgctctgttgcaaccagagccactctagcgcctgaggcagaagccacagagccatcctcagcgcccgggccaactttgctccaatggagccttggctgcgggaggggaagagagagacagagaggaaggagaggggaaggggtggagaagcagatggacacttctcctgtgtgccctggccgggaatcgaacccgggactcctgcacaccaggccgacgctctaccactgagccaaccggccgggcctgagtacaggtttttaaaaatcaaaatttagcCTGTGTTGAGCCAGGGGTGAGTGTTGCTGAGCCTTCTGCTGGTGCAGTGTACTGGAGTGGTGATTCTGTCACAGCAGGTCTAGGAATGAGACCTGTTCCTCTCTGCTCATTTTCTTCCCTAGCTGGTATCCAGGGGAGCCATCCATGCAGTCTTGTTGAAGACCCTCCCATTGCCTCTGGCTCAGTTCCTAAACAAGTGTGGGCTGCTCACCCGTTTCTCTCCATTCCTTCGTGCGTCCACCCAGAGCCTGGCTGAGGTCCTGCAGCAGCTGCCCGCCTCCCCAGAGCTCCAGGCGGTGCTCAGTTACATCTACCCCACGTACGGTGGGTACTGGCCTCGGGCCTCGGGCAGCTCCTGGAAGAGGAGCTGCTGCCCTCCTGgctctcagtcttccttcctgaATGTGCTTGGCTGACTAAAATGCAGGATAAACCCCAGGCCCTCTGGAGCTTGTGGATAAACCTGCCCACACACCTGTTGGACTGCCTGGTAAAAACTCCCTTCATCCACATCCTGGGTGACTCCTTTTCAACCAGCACTGTCCTCCCTGGTCTTGGCAGCTTGGTAGTTTGCAGGGAGGACATTCTTACTGGCCCCAAGGTCTGTAAGGTACCCCATATTTGCACAGAAACCATTCTTTTGGCCTCCCTGAGTCCTGGGGATCATTTGAACCCTGGGGAGGTGGACTCAGGCTGCATGTTTGCCAGTAGGAATCCATGTTCCTTTCTGAGTGGTGCTGCTGCCCGCACTTGCCTCCTCACCCCTTCCTTCTGCAGGTGTGACTCCCAGCCACACCACCTTTTCCATGCATGCTCTGCTGGTGGACCACTACTTAAAAGGGGCCTTTTACCCTCGAGGGGGTTCTAGTGAAATTGCCTTTCACACCATTCCTGTGATTCAGCGGGCCGGGGGCACCGTCCTGACGAAGGCCTGTGTGCAGCATGTGCTGCTGGACTCGGCTGGGAAAGCCTATGGTAAGAGACCTGCATTGTGCTCTCTGGGCCCTGGGTTGGGGTCACagaggccagggtgctgaggaaagaAAGCACTGAGGGCAGAAGGTGTAGCAGAATCGACTCCCTCAAGGGGGTTAAAGAATGGAATGCCCCAGAGCAGGGCTCAGGGAGAGCTATTAGTCTGGAGGTGAAGAGAACGCAGGAAGGATAAAGGCTTACATGGTTTCCAAAGAgcaatatttatcatttattcaatAGATAAGAATAGTTCTCCAGTAAGCCACGAGTTTGAGTGTAGGGGCTGTCTCTTTTTAATCTTTGTAGATTTTAGCATAGAACagaggctcaataaatgttattcaGTGATTGATGGAATGAATGCATCACCTGGGCACTCCCTAGGGCAGTATGTAGGCCAGCAGGGTAATGGCAGAATGGGGCAGATCTTGTTATCCTGGCTCAAGTCTTTGCTCTTATCTGCACAGAATTAAAATCCCACTATGGAAGAACTTTATGAGGAGAGGGTCAATGCAAGGAAGGACTCTGGGAAACAGAGAAGGCCATTCATGACTTGTGAGGGCTTAAGAAgcatcagagaagaggacagagagaggcctGAAAAAAATAGGGCTGGTGTGATAGTTAATTCAtcgggcagtggtcggcaaactcattagtcagcagagccaaatatcaacagtacaatgatcgGAGTTTCTTTTgagggccaaattttttaaacttaaactatataggtaggtacattgttattaacttaattagggtactcctaagctggcctttgctaaaaacattCTCAATCTGATTTGAGCATGTGGCTctcgagccgcggtttgccgaccactgcatcAGGTAACCTTCCAAGGAGGAGGTGGTGAGTGGGTGGCCCAGGGCACCAAAAAATTCAAGGGAGGAAAGGCCATCAGCAACCTCAGAGAACGCATTTGTAGAAGAGAATAGGAAGTTGCCGGGGCTAAGAAAGAGATGCCTGTCAGTAGTGTGAGATTTTCTCTCATCTTCATGAGCAAGTTCTCCCTCCAGCCTAAAGGGGTCCATGGAGCAAGGAGGATTTATCAGCTCAATTACATACAgttcagaatatatttatttgtgtttttcatgTGCTAGGTGAtaaaggatgaaaataaaaagacaagtccTGATCTCTAACTCAAGAACTTTCTAGGTTTGTAGGGAAGATCACTGTGATATAATTTAAGTGCCGTATAGAGGCACACACTAAAACTGGAGGTGAAATAAAGGAAGGTGGAACAGGGAAGGCctcagagggaaggcagaggagcTCGAGCCAGGCCATCAAGGGTCACAAGAAGCTAGCCAGGGGTTGAAGGAAGTTATTCCAGGCAGGGGGAACAGAatgtgcaaaggcacagaggtatGAAAGAGCTGAGTATTTTTAGGCATCTGAAAATATTAGGTTGAACCATTAGAAACTGCCATTTTTATAGGTCAAAAATGGTTGACTATCTGCTGTTTCATGTGGTTGTACCTAATAGTTTAGTGAGTGGCCAGAGATGAGATGGACAACAGGGGCCAAATTATGGAAAGCTGATACAGGGGTCAGTGTGAAGGTTTGGGGTTTGGCTAAAAGAAAGGGGGCCTCCACAGAGTGGGGAGAAAGCTTGGGAAGGTGAGCACAGAGCGACTGTGAGACACGCTGAGAGTGTGTGAGGATGTTTCACTCATTTTGCAGTTTGCCTGGGGCGTGCCCGTCTGGCCCTCGGTGGACCAGACATCCAGGTCTGAGACAATAGGCTGGGAGAAACCTTGTGGGATGTgaacctttctttttctcctgaagcGCACAGAACCTCAGTCAAGCTCTTGTGTTCTGCAGGTGTCAGTGTGAAGAAGGGGCAAGAACTGGTGAACATCTATTGCCCCATCGTGATCTCGGATGCTGGGCTGTTCAATACCTACAAGTACTTATTACCAGAGAATGCCCGCTGTCTGCCAGGTAAGACTGGGCTGTGTGGCTCTCTCCCAAGTGCCCCAGTGTTACCGCTGAGAGCCAGCTCGCTCAGCCTGGCTGATGCTTTTCCCAGGGTGATGGCTGCCCTTTGTCCTTAAGCTGAAAAAGTGAGCATGCTGGTCTCTAACCTGTTCCCAGTACAGCGTCTTCTGTAGCAGTTGGGAAACAATTTCTTGGGTTTTTCACTAAGTTTCTGGTATGAATTGtttccttctttaatttctcaCTTATTTTGAGTGGAAGACTGGTCTGACattgtcagtgagaggagctaAGGCTGGCATGGAGAAGAAAGGCCTGGTATAATTGTCACGTGCTTTATTTGGGACccaaggttttatttttctgcttctttcagGAACCAGCTCCTTATTGGGGCTGACACTGAAGGCGCGCCCTTTTGGCTTTCTTTGTTCCTTGAACCCTGTGCCCAAAAACTGAGATAAACCTCAGTGTGGTCATCTCTTCCAATAGGCCATGTCTAAAAAGAAAAGCCTGGTTTTGTGGAGGACGAGGTAGACATATTTGTGGTTGACCCCAGGTAGGTCTGTGCCAGCGGCTTTACCTTTGTCGTTGCGTTTGAGCCTCATAGCCACCTGGGAGAGAGCGAGCATCACCCTCATGTATatggctgaggaaactgaggccatgCATGTGAAATACTTCTCAGGGCCACCAGTCTTAAGGTGGCCACACTGAGATGAGGGTGCTGGTGTTCCTGGGCTCCTGGCCTCCCTAGGCAAGAAGCATGGTTCTCCCAGAGAAGAGGCCCCACTGGAAGGGACGGAGAGCAGGGCAGCACACGAGGAGCAAATGCTCAGCCAGGATTAGGTGAGAGGTTCTGAAATGGACTTTAGGATATTGTGTAACTAGAAGTGACTAGAGTGATCCAAGGAAAGGGACCGCTGCCTGCAGGGGACCAGAGATCCAGAGATCAAGGCCTCTGCCAGCGCTGGAGGCAGAGAAAGGAGTGGCTCTGATGCAGCTGGAGTGGAAGGGCGCAGAGGTGACCAGAGGGCAGCAGATGGAGCGCTGCACCTTGAGCTGGGAAAGTGGGCAGTGGAGTGGTTTCAGTAGAAAAGTGAGGTCCTAGATTTCTTTGTGGGGGAGAAGGTGGGTGGCAGTTGTAATTGTCTCTAAGGTATGTGTTCTACTGAAAAGCAACCTTCTCATTCCTTTGCCTCACTTAGCTGGGCCTCAGCCAGCATCTGCTGCCAGTGAGGGCCCCCTCCCTCAGACTGGGTAAGCTGAGCTGGGTGGGGTTGAGACTGCCGGGCACAGGGCAATGGGGTGGGGCTGCGTGACTGACCCACAGACTTTGCCTTTGGTACTTCCTTGCCTCGCTGCCTCCTAGGACCTCTGATCCCCAACACTGCCCTGTAACAGGTCCCAGGGTCCCACCCAGACATTGGACCTCTGATCTCTGACACTGTCCTGTACCAGGTCCCAGGGTCCCAACCCAGGCCTGCCTTCCTTCCAGGCAGCATGTTACCTTTCCAGCTTGCCTTTCCTCACTGTATGGTTATAACTTTCCCTGCTGTTATGTAGCTCAGCCCTTAAAACAGGCTAATGGCACCAGCCCCCTCTGGATGAAGGACCAGTTGGCCCTTGGGTGGGGAGTTCGATGCTGTCCCAGATGAATCCCAGTTTGAGAACATTTCAGACGGTGGTGACTGCACAGTCCAGTGTGCAGATGaggtgttgtggaattgtgctgctgaaacctgtatcattttgttaactagtgttactccctataaaatcaataaaaagggaATAATTGGGAGTGGAAGTTTTCATAGCATAGTTCTGTCTACCTCTCAGTGATGGGAATCAGCTATCTGCTGGCCTGTGGGACAGGTAGCGACAGGTGTGGTCGAGAGTGGAGGTGAGATGGTCAGGCAGAGGGAACCTTTGTGAGTGGGAATGCCTTTCTTAAACCCCACTGCTGAGTCTTGACTGGGGATGGATTGGAGAGGAAATTTTTTGAGTGGGAAAGACTGGTCTCGTAATGCCAGTAAGGGAAGCTAGGGcaggcagggagaagaaaggcttGGTATAACGTGCTTTGCTTGGGGCCCTAGGTTATAGTTTTCTGCCAGGTAGGTGGTTCCTCAGCCTCTTCCTTCTCGCTGGGGAAAGGGAAAAAGGCTCAGTGGAGGCTTCGCTGTTCTAAGAGGCTTTAGAAAACCTAGTGGGTTTCAATTCTGGGCCCCGGGGGTTCTCTTTGCCCACCCAACCCACCTGGAGAGGGGATGCCGGCGGTGTGATTAGCTCTGGAAGCCGCAGCCAGTACGGATGCTCACAGTCCCCCTGCCTCCTCACGGGGGGCATTTGTAAAGCTTATGCCAGCTGTCCTACTGTACGTGTTGTAACACTCCCTTTTGCTCTCAAAAGTGGCCATTTTCAATAGATCCTCTGCTCACACCATGCATAGCACTCAGGTCTTTGCAGCCTCTAGGATAGCCAGCTTATTTCAGGAAAGCCTCTTTTCCAGCAGACAGGCAGCATATTTGATTCCTTGTGCATCCTCAGGGCCTGCAGAGGATTCAGCACATTTTAGGTCCTCAACAAATAGTTGTTAAATGAATTAAGCAGAGCAGCCAGTGTTATTCCTCAAGCAGGTGCAAAGGATGGTCCTGGGAATGGGAACAAAGGATAATAAAGTTCAACTGTGGTCTTTACAGCCTGCGAGTCATTCACTCCTAACTGAAAGCGGAAGATTGGAGGCAGTCAGCCCGAGGCTGCTGCAGGCACTGAGCCAGCTGAGGCCACCTGTTTCTAAAGGTGCTTAGAGCAGAAGTGGAGGCGGGGAGAAGAGTCTGGCACTGTGTGTCCTTCATAGGCAGGAGAGCAGGCCCTGccaattaattattttaacagtTACAATTAAAATGACATTATCACAATGGCCCAGGTGCAAGGCTGGCAACTAAGGGTAGGCCGCAGGTAGGGTGCTCAGGCCTCAGCAGGCTCTCCTGGGACATGGTGGGCATGGTGGCTGTCTCTGGCCACAGAGCACGCAGCCCTCACCAGCTCTCTTTGGCAGGAGTGAAACAGCAGCTGGGAATGGTGCGGCCCGGCTTGGGCATGCTCTCTGTCTTCATCTGCCTGCGAGGCACCAAGAAGGACTTGGGGCTGCAGTCCACCAACTACCATGTTTATTTTGACACAGACATGGACAAGGCGTAAGGCGTGTGTGCGCATGTGGGGGCAAGGGTGACAGCATGGGCCCACAGACCATAGGACCCCTACCTCCTCCCGGACGCTGGGGAGTCGGCAGCAGGAGATGGGATGGGAGGGGGCGAGCAAGAATGTTCTCCAGGAAGGGCTTCTTTACACCTCAGCTGTGCCTCAGCTGCCTCCCTGGGGATGACTGTCCTTGGGGTGGTGCTGGCGGCTGTGAGGACCAAGGCCTGGGGCTGCGTAGCCACACTTCTCTCGCCCTCAGGATGGAGAACTACCTCTCCATGCCCAGGGAGAAGGCTGCGGCACACCTGCCCTTTCTCTTCATTGCCTCCTCGTCAGCTAAGGACTCGACTTGGGAGGACCGATTTCCAGGTGGGGCTTGAGGTCCCGGGTGAGGGGTTGGCACAGGGAAGGGCCAGACAGCAGACACCCCGGCTCTGTGTCCCCAGACCGGTCCACAATGATTGTGCTGGTGCCCACCTCCTATGAGTGGTTTGAGGAGTGGCGAGAGGAGCCACAGGGAAAGCGGAGCAGTGACTATGAGACCCTCAAAACCTCTTTTGTTGAAGCCTCTGTGTCGGTTATCATGAAGCTGTTCCCGCAGCTGGAGGGAAAGGTGGGTAGACCGTGTGGTTGTGGCAATGGAACTTGCTGTGCCATTTCTCCCTTTTCTCGGGGTCAGGGAGCCCACACAGACCGTCAGCTCCttcaaggagagcagagaggaagaggggaggatcACAAGGTCTCACTCCTACCTCTGGCTGCCTTTTTTGCCTCCTAGGTGGACAGTGTGGCTGGAGGATCCCCGCTGACCAATCAGTTCTACCTGGCTGCTTTCCAAGGTGCCGCCTATGGGGCTGACCATGACCTGGGCCGCCTGCATCCTCATGTGATAGCCTCCATCAGGGCCCAAAGCCCCATCCCCAACCTCTACCTGACAGGTACACCAACTGCCTCATTTTGCAGAAGCAGAGACCCTAGGTGTCCCTATCACCCAGTTCTCTGTTCCTATACTCAGGCCCTTCTGTTCATTTAGTCTCCCACATCTTTAGCTGGGCTGCCTTGGCAGGGTATGGATCGTGGGCCTGGTCTAAAGCCATCTCTGGGCAGCCCTAGCACAGAGGATGAACACGAGagccctcaccctctcccccacTTGGAGGATTGCTCATGGTCTCTGCTCTTGTCTCCTAGGCCAGGATATCTTCACCTGTGGTTTGATGGGGGCCCTGCAAGGGGCCCTTCTGTGCAGCAGCGCCATCCTGAAGCGGAACTTGTACTTAGACCTTAAGAAACTTGGTTCACGCGTCCAGgcacagaagaagaagaattagTTTGGTCAGGGATGAGGAACTGGGCCAGGGCTGTGGTACAGCCCTGGACTTAGCCATACTGCCTTTCAGCATTAGTTTCTGCTCACATAAAGCACTCTCATTTGTTTTTGATTTCTAACACACAGGTCTAGCATAGATCACAGGTCTTTAACTTAAGCTCTTCCAGCTGGGGCCGGGATTATCTCTCATACCTTTATAAAATGCTAGCCCTACTAAAAGGCCCCGGCTAAAGAGTATGCTGCTGTTTGGATAGCCTCAATGTCTCATCAAGCAGTGCTCTGCATGCCACACCCACACCTCCTAACTTTGAACGGTCAGACCGAACATTGCTTAGGTCAGGTGGGCAGAACCCTCCCGAGTGTAGGACCGGCTGTCCTGAGGCTTCCCGTCCATTCCTGCTATAATGCAGTCTGCACTGTTAAGGAACAAGGGTGCCCAGGGAGGTTTTAGTCAAGAAACAGGCATAGTTTTGGTTATAGTTTCATAGGTTCAGAGGCTTCCAGATCCCATTTTTTGTTGGTTAGGGAAAGGCTCTGAGCCATTGCTCAGAGGGGGGAGACATGCCTGTGATGGGCTCAATGCAGTTGTGGGGCCTAGAGGTAATGATAAGACACATTAGTTAGCAAAGTGTATGTTAGAAGTTAATATCCAATTTGTATGGAGCCAGGGCCCTAGGTTTATCTTCCCTATATTGGGTGACACTGTGCCAGCACCAGACACCCTCATGGAGTTTTTAGTACCTGAGCCTCAAGGCTTATTTTCCAAAGATGCACAGCAAAGGGTGACATTAGTAGCCAGGGTACAGGACTGGAAAGGTGACTCCACTGGGGTTGAAGCAGGCTGCAAGAGCATTCTAGGCCAAGGGTCAGCAGGGCACAAATGCCACGGGCTGTCTaggggaggagtgggggtggaAATCAGTCACGCTCACAACAGGAAAGCTACAGAATGTACAGACTGGAGTTTCCAGTTTATTGGAGATTGGATGCGAAAGTGAATGAAGACTAAAGGTTCAAGATAAAATGACCTTCACTTATGTTAGGCCTCATTTCAgtcaatattaataaatttaatgattttatagctttaatatttgaaatttatttgtttCTGTGCAACGATACAAAATGACATCAAGTGGCATTCATAGAAGCTCAGTAAAACATTAGGTACTGAAAAATACTTATCATTGGACcaaattagctttaaaaaaattatagttaagtTACAAAAGCTGAAAATACAAAACACTGCAAAACAGTGACAATCTACTAATTGGCTAAACAAAAAAGGAGGAAACCATACCAACAATTACATATTTAACACAGTAGGTTTCTGAATAAAGGAGCATCTATCAGTGTGAGCCGGCTGGCTTTGTTGGCAGCTTGAAACTACACAGCTCAGACTCAACCCTTGAACAGAGGCGTTTCTAACTTGAGATATTTAGAAAATTCACATGCTGTGGAACTAGCTGAGCTTTGATTTAGTCTTGGCTCTGGACATACAGTTCAATTAAATCTGAAAATCTCTTCCCGGGATCCTATGTAAGCGAGACCATGCCAAACAACCTTTCTAGTGCATTTTCAGAAAACAGCCGGCAAAACTACAAGGTTTGGTACACTGCACACTCTCCTCTGTTCAGATATTCAGCATGTGCAAAGCACATGGTAGTTCTCATTACACAATCAGCACTGTGTATCAGGGTACCCTGTGAAAACAAAGGGTAGGCtgccaaactttttattttaatgtaaatggcATGAATTGGAGAACAGAATGAGAATCACCAGGGTAATTTTAGAGGTTTAGAATTCTACCatcaaatatttcattaaaagccAGCATGAGAAAAGAAATGTCAAAGTATACATACATTTAATTGTCAGGTCTTTCCAAGTTGTCTGCCTTTTGAGATAAGACTGGCACTCTGCTccctgagagcccagaaatggaCTCTAAATAATTCTACTCAGTAACCTAGCAGGAAAAAAAGCTCTTCTGTTAACATCCACAATTGAAGCATAGATTCCTCCTAACAGAAATCACCCTTCAAACCAAAAGCTGCGGGCAGGAAAGGAAGCCCCTGGCCGTCTAGAGAGGGGTGCCTCTTGGATTCCTGTACTTCACGGCCTGCCCTGCCCCACACCCAGCCTCAGACATGCCTCAGCCAGCTCACTGTCACCTACACCATCTAGGAAAACATGCTTCACATCATCTTCAAAAAGACAACTACCCAGAAAACAAGTTTTCCTTTGATGTGAGAGTTCCTTCAGTGCAATTTCTAAAGTGAAACTTAAATGCCCTTGTACTCTTGCACCACAAGAGATATTTCTCACAGGCTCAAAAAAGGGGAACTATGGCTCCACAACACCAACCTTCCAGTTTCTTGAAACTGAcctttctttctgctctcctctttatGAGCAAAATCCTTCAATCAGGACAGCAACCAACAGCCAGAGGGCTGTGTGAGACCTCAGTTAGGTCACATCCAGATGTCCTGAACAAAGAACAATCTCCTCTGCAAGAAGAACCAACCGAAACGCCTAAGGAGTGCCACAGCGCTAGGCTGGAACGCAGATGGTGCCAAGGGCACTCCCGCAGCAGCTTGGTTTTCTTGGGGAGGAAAGAGACACTAGATACTGATTGCTCTGCTAAAGTTCCAAAATTTGTGACTGACATTACTAAGAGTTATTAGAGCAGAATGGGGAGAGCTGACCACAGGGCTGGGGAAGTTAGGAAGGGACACGAGAAAACCTGAGCTGGGCCTTGAGGAAACCAATTTTGGGgcggaagggaaagaagggagagcaaCCTCACCAAAGAACCGCCACGGGAAGCAGGGAATGGAGGACACTGCAGGACCAAAAAAGCACAGAGGCCTAGAGGGGCACCCAGGAAAGGCCTTTGGcctggtgaggatgcagagaagaACAGGAGAGGGCCCACTACGGAGTCCCAAATATGAAAAAGCCTATAAACTTGATTCTCTAAGCCACGAGGGACACAGAAGCTGTAGGTCTGggcaactattttatttattta
It includes:
- the RETSAT gene encoding all-trans-retinol 13,14-reductase, which translates into the protein MCLTLVLLALLLLAVLCKVYLGLFSGSSPNPFSEDVKRPPAPLVTDKEARKKVLKQAFSVSRVPEKLDVVVIGSGFGGLAAAAILAKAGKRVLVLEQHNKAGGCCHTFGKDGLEFDTGIHYIGRMQEGSFGRFAMDQITEGQLDWDALSSPFDIMVLEGPSGRKEFPMYSGEKAYVQGLKEKFPQEEAAIDKYIKLVKLVSRGAIHAVLLKTLPLPLAQFLNKCGLLTRFSPFLRASTQSLAEVLQQLPASPELQAVLSYIYPTYGVTPSHTTFSMHALLVDHYLKGAFYPRGGSSEIAFHTIPVIQRAGGTVLTKACVQHVLLDSAGKAYGVSVKKGQELVNIYCPIVISDAGLFNTYKYLLPENARCLPGVKQQLGMVRPGLGMLSVFICLRGTKKDLGLQSTNYHVYFDTDMDKAMENYLSMPREKAAAHLPFLFIASSSAKDSTWEDRFPDRSTMIVLVPTSYEWFEEWREEPQGKRSSDYETLKTSFVEASVSVIMKLFPQLEGKVDSVAGGSPLTNQFYLAAFQGAAYGADHDLGRLHPHVIASIRAQSPIPNLYLTGQDIFTCGLMGALQGALLCSSAILKRNLYLDLKKLGSRVQAQKKKN